Proteins co-encoded in one Stutzerimonas stutzeri genomic window:
- the sugE gene encoding quaternary ammonium compound efflux SMR transporter SugE, with the protein MSWIILFVAGLFEVGWAVGLKYTEGFTRPLPTVLTVAAMLASLALLGIAMKELPLGTAYAVWTGIGAVGTVVVGILLFGESAALLRLASVMLICVGLVGLKLSH; encoded by the coding sequence ATGTCCTGGATCATCCTGTTTGTTGCCGGCCTGTTCGAGGTCGGCTGGGCCGTTGGCCTGAAGTACACCGAAGGCTTCACCCGCCCGCTTCCCACCGTGCTCACGGTTGCCGCCATGCTCGCCAGCCTGGCGTTGCTGGGCATCGCCATGAAAGAGCTGCCGCTGGGCACTGCCTACGCCGTCTGGACGGGCATCGGAGCGGTCGGAACGGTGGTCGTGGGCATTCTGCTGTTCGGCGAGTCGGCAGCCCTGCTCCGCCTGGCCAGCGTGATGCTGATCTGCGTCGGCCTGGTGGGGCTGAAACTGAGCCATTGA
- a CDS encoding bile acid:sodium symporter family protein, giving the protein MRALAAFSRFVGNTFALWVLLFAVLAFFQPSWFLPATAWIVPLLGLIMFGMGLTLKAADFAEVARRPLWVALGVGAQFLIMPALAWLLCQLLGLPAEIAVGVILVGCCPGGTASNVIAWFSRGDVALSVAITAVTTLLAPLVTPALIWLLASAWLPVNFGALFMSIVQIVLVPIALGLVARRLLGNRVHQVVDILPLVSVVSIVIIVAAVVAASQAKIAESGLLIMAVVVLHNSLGLGIGYLVGRLFGLPLAQRKTLSIEVGMQNSGLGAALASAHFSPLAAVPSALFSVWHNLSGALLATVYRRMKDGSDAP; this is encoded by the coding sequence ATGCGTGCCCTCGCCGCCTTCAGCCGCTTTGTCGGCAACACCTTCGCCCTCTGGGTCCTGCTGTTCGCCGTCCTCGCTTTCTTTCAGCCCAGCTGGTTCCTGCCAGCCACCGCCTGGATCGTCCCGTTGCTCGGCCTGATCATGTTCGGCATGGGCCTGACCCTGAAAGCCGCAGACTTCGCCGAGGTCGCACGCCGTCCACTCTGGGTGGCGCTGGGTGTCGGGGCACAATTTCTGATCATGCCCGCCCTCGCCTGGCTGCTCTGCCAACTGCTGGGTCTGCCGGCGGAAATTGCCGTCGGGGTGATCCTGGTGGGCTGTTGCCCGGGCGGCACGGCGTCCAACGTCATCGCCTGGTTCTCCCGCGGCGACGTAGCGCTGTCCGTGGCGATTACCGCTGTCACGACGCTGCTCGCCCCGCTGGTCACACCCGCACTGATCTGGCTGCTGGCCTCGGCCTGGCTACCGGTCAATTTCGGCGCGCTGTTCATGTCCATCGTGCAGATCGTGCTGGTGCCGATCGCCCTCGGCCTGGTCGCCCGGCGTTTGCTGGGCAACAGGGTGCATCAGGTGGTCGACATCCTGCCGCTGGTCTCGGTGGTGAGCATCGTGATCATCGTTGCCGCGGTAGTCGCTGCGAGCCAGGCGAAGATCGCCGAGTCGGGCCTGTTGATCATGGCCGTGGTCGTGCTGCACAACAGCCTGGGGCTCGGCATCGGCTATCTGGTCGGACGCCTGTTCGGCCTGCCGCTGGCGCAGCGCAAGACCCTGTCGATCGAAGTTGGCATGCAGAACTCGGGGCTCGGGGCGGCCCTGGCCAGCGCTCACTTTTCGCCGCTGGCAGCGGTGCCCAGCGCGTTGTTCAGCGTCTGGCACAACCTCTCCGGGGCGCTGCTGGCGACGGTCTATCGAAGAATGAAGGACGGCTCTGACGCCCCCTGA
- the rdgC gene encoding recombination-associated protein RdgC: MWFRNLLVYRLTQTVPFDAETLETALAAKPARPCASQEVSTYGFVAPFGKGEDAPLVHASQGFLLISTRKEERILPGSVVKDALKEKVDEIENEQMRKVYKKERDQLKDDIIQAFLPRAFIRKSGTFAAIAPEQGLILVDSSSPKRAEDLLSTLREAIGSLPVRPLTVKIAPSATMTDWVKTQKAADDFFVLDECELRDTHEDGGVVRCKRQDLTSDEIQQHLEVGKQITQLSLGWQDKLSFVLDDKLVIKRLRFEELLQDQAEQDGGDDDLGQQDASFVLMMLTFKEFLPALFEALGGEEIPQGI, encoded by the coding sequence ATGTGGTTTCGCAACCTGCTCGTCTACCGTCTCACCCAGACCGTCCCGTTCGATGCCGAGACACTTGAAACCGCATTGGCCGCCAAGCCCGCCCGCCCCTGCGCCAGCCAGGAGGTGAGCACCTACGGTTTCGTCGCGCCCTTCGGCAAGGGCGAAGATGCACCTCTGGTGCATGCGAGCCAGGGCTTCCTGTTGATTTCGACACGCAAGGAAGAACGCATCCTGCCCGGCAGCGTGGTCAAGGACGCGCTGAAGGAAAAGGTCGACGAGATCGAAAACGAGCAGATGCGCAAGGTCTACAAGAAAGAACGCGACCAGCTCAAGGACGACATCATTCAGGCCTTCCTGCCCCGTGCCTTCATCCGCAAGTCCGGCACCTTCGCGGCCATCGCGCCGGAGCAGGGCCTGATTCTGGTCGACTCTTCCAGCCCCAAGCGCGCCGAAGACCTGCTCTCCACGCTGCGTGAAGCCATCGGCTCGCTGCCGGTACGCCCGCTGACGGTGAAAATTGCTCCTTCGGCAACCATGACCGACTGGGTCAAGACACAAAAGGCGGCCGATGACTTCTTCGTGCTCGACGAGTGCGAGCTGCGCGACACCCATGAAGACGGCGGTGTGGTCCGCTGCAAGCGTCAGGACCTGACCAGCGACGAGATCCAGCAGCATCTGGAAGTGGGCAAGCAGATCACTCAATTGTCGCTGGGCTGGCAGGACAAGCTCTCCTTCGTGCTCGACGACAAGCTGGTGATCAAGCGCCTGCGCTTCGAAGAGCTGCTGCAGGATCAGGCCGAACAGGATGGCGGTGACGACGACCTCGGCCAGCAGGACGCCAGCTTCGTGCTGATGATGCTGACCTTCAAGGAATTCCTGCCCGCGCTGTTCGAAGCCCTGGGTGGCGAGGAGATTCCGCAGGGCATCTAA
- a CDS encoding FKBP-type peptidyl-prolyl cis-trans isomerase, which translates to MRHHRLASAIALVGLVLAGCDSETSAKLETPAQKASYGIGLNMGKSLAQEGMADLDSKAVAQGIDDAIGKKEQKLTDEQLMEAFSSLQKRAEERMAEMNKEAVAAGKKFLEENAKREGVKTTESGLQYEVIKAADGPQPGPDDVVTVHYEGSLTDGTVFDSSIKRGTPIDLPVGGVIPGWVEGLQLMHVGEKYKLYIPSELAYGEQSPSPLIPANSVLVFDLELLGIKGDENAAAPAAEVEPEAAEETDKQ; encoded by the coding sequence ATGAGACATCATCGTTTGGCGTCGGCGATTGCCCTGGTTGGCCTGGTTCTGGCGGGCTGTGATTCGGAAACCAGCGCCAAGCTGGAAACCCCGGCACAAAAAGCGTCCTATGGCATCGGCCTGAACATGGGCAAGAGCCTGGCGCAAGAGGGCATGGCCGATCTCGATTCGAAAGCCGTTGCGCAGGGCATCGACGATGCCATCGGCAAGAAAGAGCAAAAGCTGACCGACGAGCAACTGATGGAAGCGTTCAGCTCCTTGCAGAAGCGCGCCGAAGAACGCATGGCTGAAATGAACAAAGAGGCCGTCGCGGCCGGCAAGAAATTCCTCGAAGAAAACGCCAAGCGAGAAGGCGTGAAGACCACCGAGTCCGGTCTTCAATATGAAGTGATCAAAGCCGCCGATGGCCCGCAACCGGGCCCGGATGACGTCGTGACCGTTCACTACGAGGGCAGCCTGACCGATGGGACTGTCTTCGACAGCTCGATCAAGCGCGGCACCCCGATCGATCTGCCGGTTGGTGGCGTGATTCCGGGATGGGTCGAAGGTCTGCAATTGATGCACGTGGGCGAAAAGTACAAGCTGTACATCCCGAGCGAACTGGCCTACGGCGAGCAGAGCCCGAGCCCGCTGATTCCCGCCAATTCGGTGCTGGTCTTCGACCTAGAGCTGCTGGGTATCAAGGGTGACGAGAACGCAGCGGCGCCGGCTGCCGAAGTCGAGCCTGAAGCTGCGGAAGAGACCGACAAGCAGTAA
- a CDS encoding LysE family transporter, translated as MNELIAVITITLLAVISPGPDFAMVTRNSLTLSRRAGVLTSLGVGLGVLVHLSYTLLSVGLLIEQSLWLFNVIKLVGAAYLIYLGVTMLRVNSGGAPADGTAPSLSNWDALRTGFLTNALNPKTTVFIVSLFIQVVHPDTPLAVQICYGVFISMAHVAWFSLVALCFSAGAMRERILAVRPWIDCTFGGLLVAFGVLLATARGTH; from the coding sequence ATGAATGAACTGATAGCCGTGATCACAATAACCCTGCTCGCCGTGATCAGTCCGGGACCGGACTTCGCGATGGTCACTCGCAACAGCCTGACCCTGTCGCGCCGCGCCGGCGTGCTGACGTCTCTAGGTGTTGGCCTGGGCGTACTGGTCCACCTGTCTTACACCCTTCTGAGCGTCGGCCTGCTGATCGAGCAGTCGCTTTGGCTATTCAATGTCATCAAGCTGGTCGGTGCCGCCTACCTGATCTATCTCGGCGTGACGATGCTGCGCGTAAATTCAGGTGGCGCGCCGGCCGACGGCACCGCACCGTCACTCTCCAACTGGGACGCGCTGCGTACCGGTTTTCTAACCAATGCCTTGAATCCGAAGACCACAGTATTCATCGTCAGCCTGTTCATCCAGGTGGTGCATCCGGATACGCCACTGGCGGTACAGATCTGCTATGGCGTCTTCATCTCGATGGCACACGTGGCTTGGTTCAGCCTGGTCGCGCTGTGCTTTTCAGCCGGTGCCATGCGCGAGCGCATCCTGGCCGTTCGCCCCTGGATAGACTGCACATTCGGTGGACTGCTGGTCGCATTCGGCGTGCTGCTGGCGACCGCTCGCGGAACGCACTAA
- a CDS encoding LysR family transcriptional regulator encodes MFSDSVGETGSQAAIRPLPSLLALRCFEVAARLENFSRAADELHLTHGAVSRAVRLLEDELGVTLFERRGRRVLLTDSGRTLARAVSGGFGLMRQAVAELRASSRQARRWVLSCEPTLLMRWLIPRWPDFQARHPGIEVHLVAGGGPFSFADGIDLAIRRNDFRWPGNYHAEPLFVERVGPVCRPDKAALWLRRECDGEALQAGAPCLHARTRPSAWQDWALAAGRRFPEAPGQTFDHFFFSLQAAVAGLGVAIGPWHLVRDDLHSGVLVAPLGFVEDGSRYCLLSPQPLQTCGPQADLLAWLREIA; translated from the coding sequence ATGTTTTCTGACAGTGTTGGTGAGACAGGCTCACAAGCCGCCATTCGGCCTCTACCCTCGTTACTGGCGCTGCGTTGCTTCGAAGTCGCGGCTCGCCTGGAGAATTTCAGCCGCGCCGCCGATGAGTTGCACCTGACCCATGGGGCGGTCAGCCGGGCTGTGCGCCTACTCGAAGATGAACTGGGCGTGACGCTGTTCGAACGGCGTGGTCGTCGTGTGCTCCTGACCGACTCCGGGCGTACCCTGGCGCGGGCGGTGAGCGGGGGCTTTGGCCTGATGCGGCAGGCTGTTGCAGAACTGCGCGCCAGTAGTCGCCAGGCACGGCGCTGGGTATTGTCTTGCGAACCCACGTTGCTGATGCGATGGCTTATTCCTCGCTGGCCGGACTTCCAGGCCAGGCATCCGGGGATTGAGGTGCATCTGGTCGCTGGCGGCGGACCGTTCTCCTTCGCGGACGGGATCGACCTGGCGATCCGTCGTAACGATTTCCGGTGGCCTGGCAACTACCATGCCGAGCCGTTGTTCGTAGAGCGGGTTGGCCCGGTCTGTCGGCCGGACAAGGCGGCGCTCTGGCTTCGCCGGGAGTGCGACGGTGAAGCGTTGCAGGCCGGTGCGCCTTGCCTTCACGCCCGGACACGGCCGTCGGCGTGGCAGGACTGGGCCTTGGCGGCGGGTCGGCGCTTTCCCGAGGCGCCAGGGCAGACCTTCGATCATTTTTTCTTCAGTTTGCAAGCGGCTGTCGCCGGTCTGGGCGTCGCCATCGGCCCCTGGCACTTGGTGCGTGACGATCTGCACAGTGGCGTGCTGGTCGCCCCGCTGGGGTTCGTCGAAGATGGCTCACGCTACTGTCTGCTGTCGCCGCAACCTTTGCAAACCTGCGGCCCGCAGGCCGATCTGTTGGCCTGGCTGCGCGAGATAGCCTGA
- a CDS encoding amino acid aminotransferase — MSLFSAVEMAPRDPILGLNEAFNADTRQNKVNLGVGVYYNEEGRIPLLRAVAAAEMARLELNAPRGYLPIEGIASYDMAVQGLLFGADSALVADGRVVTTQALGGTGALKIGADFLKRMLPDAVVAITNPSWENHRALFESAGFPVQNYRYYDAASHGIDRAGLLEDLKNLPPRSIVVLHACCHNPTGVDLQPEDWQHILDVLRANDHVPFIDIAYQGFGDSIEEDAAAVRLFAESGMSFFVSSSFSKSFSLYGERVGALSMVTQNRDESARVLSQIKRVIRTNYSNPPTHGATVVSAVLNSPELRAMWETELGEMRTRIQDMRLSMVRKLAEKGAKQDFSFVAKQRGMFSYSGLSAAQVERLRVEFGVYAIGTGRICAAALNHSNLDHVTDAIVQVL; from the coding sequence ATGAGTTTGTTCTCCGCTGTCGAAATGGCGCCGCGCGATCCGATCCTCGGCCTCAATGAAGCCTTCAATGCCGACACCCGGCAGAACAAGGTCAACCTGGGGGTTGGCGTCTACTACAACGAAGAAGGTCGAATTCCGCTGCTGCGCGCCGTTGCAGCCGCCGAGATGGCGCGCCTGGAGCTCAACGCCCCGCGTGGCTATCTGCCGATCGAGGGCATCGCCAGCTATGACATGGCCGTGCAAGGTTTGCTGTTCGGCGCTGACTCGGCGCTGGTCGCCGACGGTCGAGTGGTGACCACCCAGGCCCTGGGCGGCACTGGCGCACTGAAGATCGGCGCGGATTTCCTCAAGCGCATGCTGCCCGACGCCGTCGTGGCGATCACCAATCCCAGCTGGGAAAACCACCGCGCCCTGTTCGAGTCTGCCGGTTTTCCGGTACAGAACTACCGCTACTACGACGCAGCCAGCCACGGGATCGACCGCGCCGGCCTGCTCGAGGATCTGAAGAACCTGCCGCCCCGCTCGATCGTCGTGCTGCATGCCTGCTGCCACAACCCGACCGGCGTCGACTTGCAACCCGAGGACTGGCAGCACATCCTCGACGTACTGCGCGCCAATGATCACGTGCCGTTCATCGACATTGCCTACCAAGGCTTTGGCGACAGCATCGAGGAAGACGCCGCTGCAGTCCGCCTGTTCGCCGAATCGGGCATGAGCTTCTTCGTCTCCAGTTCGTTCTCCAAGTCGTTCTCGCTCTATGGCGAGCGTGTCGGCGCCCTGTCGATGGTCACGCAGAACCGCGACGAGTCGGCGCGCGTGCTGTCGCAGATCAAACGCGTGATTCGCACCAACTACTCCAACCCGCCGACGCACGGCGCTACTGTGGTTTCCGCCGTACTGAACAGTCCGGAGCTGCGTGCGATGTGGGAAACCGAGCTTGGCGAGATGCGCACTCGCATCCAGGACATGCGCCTGAGCATGGTTCGCAAACTGGCTGAAAAGGGCGCCAAACAGGACTTCAGCTTCGTCGCCAAGCAGCGCGGAATGTTCTCCTACTCGGGACTCTCCGCAGCACAGGTCGAGCGCCTGCGCGTCGAATTCGGCGTCTACGCGATCGGTACCGGGCGCATCTGCGCCGCCGCGCTGAACCACAGCAATCTGGACCATGTCACCGACGCCATCGTCCAGGTCCTCTGA
- the uvrB gene encoding excinuclease ABC subunit UvrB: MSKFELVTRFKPAGDQPEAIRQMIEGIEAGLSHQTLLGVTGSGKTFSIANVIAHVQRPTLVLAPNKTLAAQLYGEFKAFFPNNAVEYFVSYYDYYQPEAYVPSSDTFIEKDASINDHIEQMRLSATKALLERPDAIIVTTVSCIYGLGDPQSYLKMVLHVDRGDRLDQRELLRRLTGLQYTRNDMDFARATFRVRGDVIDVFPAESDLEAIRIELFDDEVESLSAFDPLTGEVIRKLPRFTFYPKSHYVTPRETLLDAIENIKAELKERLDFLRSNNKLVEAQRLEQRTRFDLEMIMELGYCNGIENYSRYLSGRASGEAPPTLYDYLPADALLVIDESHVSVPQVGAMYKGDRSRKETLVEYGFRLPSALDNRPMRFDEWEAISPQTIFVSATPGPYEAEHSGRVIEQVVRPTGLVDPQVEIRPALTQVDDLLSEINKCVAKEERVLVTTLTKRMAEDLTDYLGDHGVRVRYLHSDIDTVERVEIIRDLRLGVFDVLVGINLLREGLDMPEVSLVAILDADKEGFLRSERSLIQTIGRAARNLNGRAILYADNMTGSMERAIGETERRRNKQIAFNEANGIVPQGVFKDVKDILEGATVPGSRSKKRRGEAKAAEEAARYENELRSPSEITKRIRQLEEKMLAYARDLEFEAAAQTRDEIHKLRERLLQV; encoded by the coding sequence ATGTCGAAGTTCGAATTGGTCACGCGCTTCAAGCCCGCCGGGGACCAGCCTGAAGCGATCCGGCAGATGATCGAGGGCATCGAGGCGGGGTTGTCGCATCAGACCCTGCTCGGTGTGACGGGCTCCGGCAAGACCTTCAGCATCGCCAACGTCATCGCCCACGTGCAGCGCCCGACGCTGGTGCTGGCGCCGAACAAGACGCTGGCCGCTCAGCTGTATGGCGAGTTCAAGGCGTTTTTCCCGAACAACGCGGTGGAGTATTTCGTTTCCTACTACGACTACTACCAGCCCGAAGCCTACGTGCCGTCATCGGACACCTTCATCGAAAAGGATGCCTCGATCAACGATCACATCGAGCAGATGCGGTTGTCGGCGACCAAGGCGCTGCTGGAGCGGCCGGATGCGATCATCGTCACCACCGTTTCCTGCATCTACGGCCTGGGCGATCCGCAGTCGTATTTGAAGATGGTGCTGCATGTGGATCGCGGCGACCGGCTCGATCAGCGCGAGTTGTTGCGCCGGCTCACGGGCCTGCAATACACCCGCAACGACATGGACTTCGCCCGGGCGACGTTCCGGGTGCGCGGCGACGTCATCGATGTCTTCCCGGCCGAATCCGATCTGGAGGCGATCCGCATCGAGCTGTTCGACGACGAAGTGGAAAGCCTGTCCGCGTTCGACCCGCTGACCGGTGAGGTGATTCGCAAACTGCCGCGCTTTACCTTCTACCCCAAGAGCCACTACGTGACACCGCGCGAGACCCTGCTCGACGCTATCGAGAACATCAAGGCGGAGCTCAAGGAACGCCTCGATTTCCTGCGTAGTAACAACAAGCTGGTGGAGGCGCAGCGATTGGAACAACGCACCCGCTTCGATCTGGAAATGATCATGGAGCTGGGCTACTGCAACGGCATCGAGAACTACTCACGCTACCTGTCCGGACGCGCGTCGGGTGAGGCCCCCCCCACGCTGTACGACTATCTGCCGGCTGATGCATTGCTGGTGATCGACGAGTCCCACGTCAGCGTCCCGCAAGTCGGCGCCATGTACAAAGGCGACCGATCCCGCAAGGAAACGCTGGTCGAATACGGCTTCCGCCTGCCCTCGGCGCTGGACAACCGGCCCATGCGCTTCGATGAATGGGAGGCGATCAGTCCGCAGACGATTTTCGTCTCGGCGACTCCCGGGCCATACGAGGCCGAGCATTCGGGGCGTGTGATCGAACAGGTGGTACGGCCTACCGGCTTGGTGGACCCTCAGGTGGAGATTCGACCTGCGCTGACCCAGGTCGACGATCTGCTCTCGGAAATCAACAAGTGCGTGGCCAAGGAGGAGCGGGTACTGGTCACCACGCTGACCAAGCGCATGGCCGAGGATCTGACCGACTACCTGGGCGATCACGGGGTCCGGGTGCGTTATCTGCATTCCGACATCGATACGGTGGAGCGTGTCGAGATCATCCGCGACCTGCGCCTGGGTGTGTTCGACGTGCTGGTGGGCATCAACCTGCTGCGCGAAGGTCTGGACATGCCGGAGGTGTCGCTGGTGGCCATTCTCGATGCGGACAAGGAAGGGTTCCTGCGCTCCGAGCGCTCGCTCATTCAGACCATCGGCCGCGCGGCGCGCAACCTCAACGGGCGCGCGATTCTCTATGCCGACAACATGACCGGCTCGATGGAGCGCGCCATCGGCGAAACCGAGCGCCGGCGCAACAAGCAGATCGCCTTCAACGAAGCCAACGGCATCGTGCCTCAGGGCGTGTTCAAGGATGTGAAGGACATTCTCGAGGGCGCTACCGTACCGGGGTCGCGCAGCAAGAAACGCCGCGGCGAAGCCAAAGCAGCGGAGGAGGCCGCGCGCTACGAGAACGAACTGCGCTCGCCCAGCGAGATCACCAAACGGATCCGCCAGTTGGAAGAGAAGATGCTCGCCTATGCGCGCGACCTCGAATTCGAAGCCGCCGCGCAGACCCGCGATGAAATCCACAAGCTACGCGAGCGCCTGCTGCAGGTGTAG
- a CDS encoding REP-associated tyrosine transposase, with translation MRDIKPGARSLRRGRYSEPGRIYLVTAVTQAREPHFTDWGFGRLVVDQMRAADTDGGLRSLAFVVMPDHFHWLFELGEQRLDAVVMRVKSRSAKAVNASLRRSGQLWQRGFHDRAIRREDDIRAIARYVIANPLRAGLVQRVGDYPLWDAVWL, from the coding sequence ATGCGAGACATCAAACCGGGCGCCAGGAGCCTGCGGCGTGGGCGATATTCGGAGCCAGGCCGGATCTACCTCGTCACGGCTGTGACTCAGGCGCGAGAGCCGCACTTCACGGACTGGGGTTTCGGCCGCCTGGTGGTCGACCAGATGCGTGCGGCGGATACCGATGGCGGGCTTCGTTCGCTCGCCTTCGTCGTGATGCCCGATCATTTCCACTGGCTTTTCGAACTCGGCGAGCAACGGCTCGATGCGGTTGTGATGCGCGTGAAGTCCCGCAGCGCCAAGGCCGTCAACGCATCGCTAAGGCGCAGCGGACAGCTCTGGCAGCGCGGCTTCCATGATCGGGCCATCCGCCGGGAAGACGATATCCGCGCCATTGCACGCTATGTCATCGCCAACCCCTTGCGCGCCGGTTTGGTTCAGCGGGTGGGCGACTACCCGTTATGGGATGCGGTCTGGCTCTGA
- a CDS encoding MDR family MFS transporter, producing the protein MAADALIRPDGEPSRRDWIAVMSAMLGAFMAVLDIQITNSSLKDIQGALSATLEEGSWISTSYLVAEIIMIPLTAWLVQLLSARRLAVWVSIGFLISSLLCSFAWNLQSMIVFRAMQGFTGGALIPLAFTLTLIKLPEHHRAKGMALFAITATFAPSIGPTLGGWLTENWGWEYIFYINVPPGLVMIAGLLYGLEKKPPHWELLKSTDYAGIVTLAMGLGCLQVFLEEGHRKDWLESTLIVQLGSVALVSLILFVILQLSRPNPLINLGILRERNFGLTSIASLGMGLGLYGSIYLLPLYLAQIQDYNALQIGQVIMWMGIPQLFLIPLVPKLMKVIAPKWLCAAGFALFGLSSFASGALNPDFAGDQFHPIQIIRALGQPMIMVTVSLIATAYVQPQDAGSASSLFNILRNLGGAIGIALLATLLDSRAKVYFDYLRESVVPSNPAVAERLTMLTQQLGSEQAALGRLSEITHQQAMIMAYNDAFHFVGIALAVSMVAVLLTRPLPQNTQAGAGGH; encoded by the coding sequence GTGGCCGCTGATGCGCTGATTCGGCCGGATGGCGAACCCAGCCGGCGCGACTGGATCGCGGTGATGAGCGCCATGCTTGGCGCCTTCATGGCGGTGCTGGACATCCAGATCACCAACTCGTCGCTGAAAGACATCCAGGGCGCGCTGTCCGCGACCCTGGAGGAAGGCTCGTGGATTTCGACGTCCTATCTGGTGGCGGAAATCATCATGATTCCGCTGACCGCCTGGCTGGTCCAGCTGCTCTCGGCGCGCCGGCTGGCGGTGTGGGTATCGATAGGCTTTCTGATTTCGTCGCTGCTCTGCTCCTTCGCCTGGAATCTGCAGAGCATGATCGTGTTCCGCGCGATGCAAGGCTTTACCGGCGGCGCGCTGATTCCGCTGGCCTTCACCCTCACGCTGATCAAGCTGCCCGAGCACCATCGGGCCAAGGGCATGGCACTGTTCGCCATCACCGCCACCTTCGCGCCCTCGATCGGGCCCACCCTGGGTGGCTGGCTCACCGAAAACTGGGGCTGGGAGTACATCTTCTACATCAACGTGCCGCCCGGCCTGGTGATGATTGCCGGCCTGCTGTACGGCCTGGAAAAGAAACCACCGCACTGGGAGCTGCTGAAAAGTACCGACTATGCGGGCATCGTCACCTTGGCCATGGGACTCGGTTGTCTGCAGGTGTTTCTCGAGGAGGGTCATCGCAAGGACTGGCTGGAGTCGACACTGATCGTCCAGCTGGGCTCGGTGGCACTGGTCAGCCTGATCCTGTTCGTCATTCTGCAGCTGTCGCGCCCCAATCCGCTGATCAACCTGGGCATCCTGCGCGAACGCAACTTCGGCCTAACCAGCATCGCAAGCCTGGGTATGGGGCTTGGGCTCTACGGCTCCATCTACCTGTTGCCGCTGTATCTGGCGCAGATCCAGGACTACAACGCCCTGCAGATTGGCCAGGTGATCATGTGGATGGGCATCCCGCAGCTGTTCCTGATCCCGTTGGTGCCCAAGCTGATGAAGGTCATCGCGCCCAAGTGGCTTTGCGCCGCGGGCTTTGCCCTCTTTGGCCTGTCCAGCTTTGCCTCCGGCGCGCTCAATCCCGACTTCGCGGGGGACCAGTTCCACCCTATCCAGATCATCCGCGCGCTGGGCCAGCCAATGATCATGGTCACCGTCTCGCTGATCGCCACCGCCTACGTCCAGCCACAGGACGCTGGCTCGGCGTCGAGCCTGTTCAACATTCTGCGCAACCTTGGCGGCGCCATCGGCATCGCGCTGCTGGCCACGCTGCTCGACAGCCGCGCCAAGGTCTACTTCGACTACTTGCGCGAATCGGTGGTACCGAGCAATCCGGCCGTAGCCGAGCGCCTGACCATGCTGACCCAGCAATTGGGCAGCGAGCAGGCGGCGCTCGGAAGGCTCAGCGAGATCACGCATCAGCAGGCCATGATCATGGCCTACAACGATGCATTCCATTTCGTTGGCATAGCGCTCGCCGTAAGCATGGTTGCGGTACTGCTCACCCGCCCGTTACCGCAAAACACCCAGGCCGGCGCCGGCGGGCACTGA